A single window of Actinoallomurus bryophytorum DNA harbors:
- a CDS encoding DUF6069 family protein yields MNISRKRVLTVIGAPAAALAVWAVAVPLAGATLTMRAGDDTQTVGPASIVAASLLAAVVSWVLLTLLERWVVRPGQILAIVTVPVLAASLSGPLGDAVGTTAKLVLVALHVAVVAVIAVGLVLDAGQKCGPTRTPGWRRHRDAGACG; encoded by the coding sequence ATGAACATCTCACGCAAAAGAGTCCTGACGGTGATCGGCGCCCCGGCGGCGGCCCTGGCGGTCTGGGCGGTGGCGGTGCCGCTGGCCGGAGCCACCCTGACCATGAGGGCGGGCGACGACACGCAGACGGTCGGACCGGCGTCGATCGTGGCGGCGAGCCTGCTGGCCGCGGTCGTGAGCTGGGTCCTCCTGACCCTCCTGGAACGCTGGGTGGTCCGGCCGGGCCAGATCCTGGCGATCGTCACGGTGCCTGTGCTCGCCGCCTCCCTCTCGGGCCCGCTCGGCGACGCGGTCGGGACGACGGCGAAGCTGGTGCTGGTCGCGCTGCACGTGGCGGTCGTGGCCGTCATAGCCGTCGGACTGGTCCTGGATGCCGGCCAGAAGTGCGGCCCGACCCGGACTCCAGGATGGCGCCGCCATCGCGACGCCGGCGCTTGTGGCTGA